From the genome of Streptococcus marmotae, one region includes:
- the glyQ gene encoding glycine--tRNA ligase subunit alpha — MSKKLTFQEIILTLQQFWNEQGCMLMQAYDTEKGAGTMSPYTFLRAIGPEPWNAAYVEPSRRPADGRYGENPNRLYQHHQFQVVMKPSPSNIQELYLESLERLGINPLEHDIRFVEDNWENPSTGSAGLGWEVWLDGMEITQFTYFQQVGGLATGPVTAEVTYGLERLASYIQEVDSVYDIEWADGVKYGEIFLQPEYEHSKYSFEISDQDLLLANFEKFETEAKRCLDEHLVHPAFDYVLKCSHTFNLLDARGAVSVTERAGYIARIRNLARVVAKTFVAERKRLGYPLLDEATRAQLLEKEAE, encoded by the coding sequence ATGTCTAAAAAATTAACCTTTCAAGAAATTATTCTGACCTTGCAACAATTTTGGAATGAGCAGGGCTGTATGTTGATGCAGGCCTATGACACAGAAAAAGGAGCAGGAACAATGAGTCCCTATACCTTCTTGCGTGCTATTGGTCCTGAACCTTGGAATGCAGCCTATGTTGAGCCAAGTCGTCGTCCAGCAGACGGTCGTTACGGAGAAAATCCTAACCGTCTCTATCAGCACCACCAATTCCAAGTGGTCATGAAACCAAGTCCAAGCAATATTCAAGAATTGTATTTGGAATCGCTAGAGCGTCTTGGGATTAATCCTTTGGAGCACGACATCCGTTTTGTAGAAGACAACTGGGAAAATCCTTCAACTGGTTCAGCAGGTTTAGGATGGGAAGTTTGGCTTGATGGAATGGAAATCACACAATTTACCTATTTCCAACAGGTTGGAGGTCTAGCGACAGGTCCAGTTACGGCTGAGGTAACCTACGGTTTGGAACGCTTGGCTTCTTATATCCAAGAAGTTGATTCAGTCTATGACATTGAGTGGGCAGACGGAGTGAAATACGGTGAGATCTTCCTTCAGCCAGAATATGAGCATTCAAAATACAGCTTTGAAATCAGTGACCAAGATTTGTTGCTCGCTAACTTTGAGAAATTTGAAACCGAGGCAAAACGTTGTTTGGATGAGCATTTGGTTCACCCGGCCTTTGACTATGTCTTGAAATGTTCGCATACCTTTAACCTATTGGATGCCCGTGGGGCAGTTTCCGTAACCGAGCGGGCAGGTTACATTGCACGTATTCGAAATTTGGCGCGTGTGGTTGCAAAGACCTTTGTAGCAGAAAGAAAACGTCTTGGTTATCCACTTTTGGATGAGGCAACAAGAGCGCAATTATTAGAGAAGGAGGCAGAATAA
- a CDS encoding aldo/keto reductase produces the protein MKTYTMNNGLTIPALGFGTYLSKDGEEVYNAVRKALAVGYRHIDTAAFYGNEESIGRAIKDSGIAREELYITTKLWNDAHGYEEAKIAFADSLEKLQLDYLDLYLIHWPNPAGIRDRWQKANADAWRAMEELVAEGKIRSIGVSNFMIHHLDELLKTATIVPAVNQIRLAPGVYQDEIVTYCREKKIVIEAWSPLGRGELFTHPTMLALAEKYGKTVAQVALAWSWAQGFLPLPKSVTDSRIVENLDFEDLQLSDKDLVAITAITGVTGAYNPDEVNF, from the coding sequence ATGAAGACTTATACAATGAATAATGGTCTCACCATTCCAGCTCTTGGTTTTGGAACCTATTTATCAAAGGATGGAGAAGAAGTTTATAATGCAGTGCGCAAGGCTTTAGCAGTAGGCTATCGTCATATTGATACAGCAGCTTTTTATGGAAATGAAGAAAGTATTGGACGTGCGATTAAGGATTCGGGTATTGCACGAGAAGAGCTCTATATTACAACAAAATTGTGGAACGATGCGCATGGCTATGAAGAAGCAAAAATAGCCTTTGCTGACTCTCTGGAAAAATTACAGTTAGACTATCTTGATTTGTATCTTATTCATTGGCCAAATCCAGCAGGTATTCGGGATCGCTGGCAAAAGGCAAATGCAGATGCTTGGCGGGCAATGGAAGAATTGGTTGCAGAAGGGAAAATTCGCTCGATTGGTGTCAGCAATTTCATGATTCATCATCTGGATGAACTCTTAAAAACCGCAACTATTGTCCCTGCTGTCAATCAAATTCGTCTTGCACCAGGTGTTTACCAAGATGAGATTGTGACCTATTGCCGTGAGAAAAAAATCGTTATCGAAGCCTGGAGTCCGCTTGGTCGTGGAGAATTATTTACGCATCCAACCATGCTTGCGTTGGCTGAAAAATATGGGAAAACAGTAGCCCAAGTTGCTCTAGCTTGGTCATGGGCACAAGGTTTTTTACCTTTGCCAAAATCGGTGACAGATAGTCGAATCGTAGAAAATTTAGATTTTGAAGATCTTCAGTTGTCCGACAAAGACTTGGTCGCAATCACAGCTATTACAGGGGTGACAGGCGCCTATAACCCTGATGAAGTCAATTTCTAA
- a CDS encoding methionine ABC transporter permease, which yields MLSWIQANFPHIYKMGWGGQTGWGTAIYSTFYMTFVSFGIGGAMGLISGLFLVLTGPRGIAENRVAFWILDKVASILRGIPFIILLSAISPLTRAIVGTSIGMNAALVPLSLSVYPFFARQVQVVLSELDGGVIEAAQASGATFGDLIMVYFREGLPDLIRVTTLTLISLVGYTAMAGAIGAGGLGQVALSYGYLRSNDDVTFLATLLILIFIFVIQFVGDLITRKISHK from the coding sequence GTGCTTTCATGGATTCAGGCCAATTTTCCCCATATTTATAAAATGGGCTGGGGTGGCCAAACTGGTTGGGGAACAGCGATTTACAGTACCTTTTATATGACCTTTGTTTCCTTTGGAATCGGTGGGGCGATGGGCTTGATTTCAGGCTTGTTCCTTGTCTTAACAGGTCCTCGCGGGATTGCCGAAAACCGTGTAGCCTTTTGGATTTTGGATAAGGTTGCTTCTATTTTACGTGGAATTCCCTTTATCATTTTGCTCTCAGCTATTTCGCCATTAACCAGGGCTATAGTGGGAACCTCTATCGGAATGAATGCTGCCTTAGTGCCATTGTCTCTATCGGTCTATCCTTTCTTTGCTCGTCAAGTTCAAGTTGTTTTGTCTGAGCTTGATGGAGGGGTTATTGAAGCAGCACAGGCTTCTGGTGCAACCTTTGGTGATTTGATTATGGTTTATTTCCGTGAAGGGCTGCCAGACTTGATTCGCGTAACCACTCTAACTTTGATTTCCCTTGTGGGCTACACAGCTATGGCTGGTGCAATCGGAGCAGGCGGTTTGGGACAAGTGGCTCTTTCATATGGCTATCTGCGGTCAAATGATGATGTTACTTTCCTTGCGACACTTCTTATTCTGATTTTTATCTTTGTTATCCAATTTGTGGGTGACTTGATTACTCGAAAAATTAGTCATAAGTAA
- a CDS encoding methionine ABC transporter ATP-binding protein yields the protein MSKEIITLDHIDVTFHQKKRTIEAVKDVTIHIKQGDIYGIVGYSGAGKSTLVRVINLLQVPTAGRICINDDVIFEGNKVTLNSAQLRTKRREIGMIFQHFNLMAQMTAAENVAFALKHSGLSKEEKKAKVAKLLDLVGLADRAENYPAQLSGGQKQRVAIARALANDPKILISDESTSALDPKTTKQILALLQELNEKLGLTIVMITHEMQIVKDICNRVAVMQDGSLIEEGSVLEIFTHPKEPLTQDFIKTATGIDEALVKIYQQDIVRHLPEDSLLVQFKYAGSATDTAIINDLYKTYQVSANILYGNIEILDHTPVGEMVLILSGHREQLREALTAVTTAKVEVTILKGEY from the coding sequence ATGAGTAAGGAGATTATTACACTAGATCATATTGATGTGACCTTTCATCAAAAAAAACGCACAATTGAAGCGGTAAAAGATGTGACGATTCATATTAAGCAAGGAGATATTTATGGGATTGTTGGCTATTCTGGTGCTGGAAAGTCAACCTTGGTGCGGGTGATTAATCTTTTGCAGGTTCCAACAGCTGGTCGCATTTGTATCAATGATGATGTGATTTTTGAAGGGAATAAAGTGACCTTAAATTCAGCTCAATTGCGGACCAAACGTCGTGAAATTGGAATGATTTTTCAACATTTCAATCTCATGGCTCAGATGACGGCTGCTGAAAATGTGGCCTTTGCCTTAAAACATTCTGGTTTGTCTAAGGAAGAAAAGAAGGCCAAGGTTGCTAAACTATTGGACTTGGTTGGCTTGGCAGATCGTGCAGAGAATTATCCAGCGCAATTATCCGGTGGTCAAAAGCAACGTGTAGCCATTGCTCGTGCCCTTGCAAATGATCCGAAGATTTTGATTTCAGATGAATCGACATCTGCCCTTGACCCAAAAACAACCAAGCAGATTTTGGCCTTGTTGCAAGAACTCAATGAAAAATTGGGCTTGACCATTGTCATGATTACGCATGAAATGCAGATTGTCAAGGATATTTGTAACCGTGTAGCTGTCATGCAGGACGGTAGCCTAATCGAAGAGGGGTCTGTTTTGGAGATTTTCACCCATCCAAAAGAGCCGTTGACACAAGACTTTATCAAAACAGCAACAGGAATTGATGAAGCCTTGGTTAAAATTTATCAGCAAGACATCGTTCGACATCTTCCTGAAGATAGTCTCTTAGTGCAGTTCAAGTATGCGGGTTCTGCAACGGATACAGCCATTATCAACGATTTATACAAGACCTATCAGGTGTCTGCAAATATTTTGTACGGTAACATTGAAATTTTAGACCATACCCCTGTTGGCGAAATGGTCTTGATTTTATCGGGACATAGAGAACAGTTGCGCGAAGCCTTGACAGCTGTTACGACAGCTAAGGTCGAGGTGACGATTTTGAAAGGAGAGTATTAG
- a CDS encoding M20/M25/M40 family metallo-hydrolase, producing MSRQEEQIKKFEADAIAQAYFEKLKVLISKKSIFAQQVGLLDVATYLKEIFEEAGAEVILDDSYAAPFVMATFTSSAPNAKTLIFYNHYDTVPADGDQVWTDQPFEVSVRNGYMYGRGVDDDKGHITARLSAVQKYLANHETLPVNIIFIMEGAEESASVDLDKYLEKHRSHLAGADLLVWEQGARNILGQLEIAGGNKGIVTFDVAVKSAERDIHSSYGGVIDSASWHLMAALQSMRDRDGRILVEGIYEQVEEPNERELALVEEFALASSESVTELYGLTLPTLETERAAFLKRLFFEPSITIEGFSTGYLGQGVKTIIPAEASAKMEVRLVPGLEPQDVLDKIRKHLVSHGFEQVEVTFTLGEMSYRSDMSAPSILNVIELAKRLTPEGVAVLPTSPGTGPMHTVFHALGVPIAGFGIGNANSRDHAGDENVSLADYYSHIELVEELIASYE from the coding sequence ATGTCAAGACAAGAGGAACAAATCAAAAAATTCGAAGCAGATGCGATTGCACAAGCTTACTTTGAAAAACTGAAAGTGCTGATTTCAAAGAAATCGATTTTTGCCCAGCAAGTTGGCTTGTTGGACGTTGCGACCTATCTGAAAGAAATCTTTGAAGAAGCAGGGGCCGAGGTCATTTTGGATGATAGCTATGCAGCTCCTTTTGTCATGGCAACCTTTACCAGTTCAGCACCAAATGCGAAAACACTGATTTTCTATAATCACTATGATACGGTTCCAGCAGATGGTGATCAGGTTTGGACAGACCAACCATTTGAAGTCAGTGTGCGGAACGGTTACATGTATGGTCGCGGTGTAGATGATGATAAGGGCCATATTACAGCTCGCTTATCTGCTGTCCAAAAATACCTAGCTAATCATGAGACACTACCTGTCAATATCATCTTTATCATGGAAGGTGCGGAAGAATCTGCTTCGGTTGATTTGGATAAGTATTTGGAAAAACACCGTTCTCACTTGGCTGGAGCTGATTTGTTAGTCTGGGAACAGGGCGCTCGAAATATCTTAGGTCAACTGGAAATTGCTGGTGGAAATAAGGGAATTGTGACCTTTGATGTGGCGGTTAAGAGTGCAGAGCGAGACATTCATTCCTCTTATGGTGGTGTGATTGATTCAGCTAGCTGGCACCTTATGGCAGCTCTGCAATCTATGCGAGATCGTGATGGTCGTATTTTGGTTGAAGGGATTTATGAACAGGTAGAAGAGCCAAATGAACGCGAGTTGGCTTTGGTTGAAGAATTTGCTCTAGCAAGTAGCGAGTCAGTGACAGAGCTTTATGGATTGACCTTACCAACTTTAGAAACCGAGAGAGCAGCATTTTTAAAACGTCTCTTTTTCGAGCCGTCTATTACGATTGAAGGATTTTCAACAGGTTATTTAGGGCAAGGAGTAAAAACGATTATCCCTGCTGAGGCTAGTGCTAAAATGGAAGTTCGCCTCGTACCAGGTTTAGAACCGCAGGATGTCTTGGATAAGATTCGCAAGCACTTAGTTAGTCATGGTTTTGAACAGGTTGAAGTGACTTTTACTTTGGGAGAAATGAGTTACCGTAGCGATATGTCAGCTCCGTCTATTTTGAACGTGATTGAGCTTGCAAAACGCTTGACACCAGAAGGAGTAGCTGTTTTGCCAACTTCACCAGGTACTGGACCAATGCATACAGTCTTTCATGCTTTAGGTGTACCAATTGCAGGCTTTGGAATCGGAAATGCCAATAGTCGCGATCATGCAGGTGATGAAAATGTTAGCCTTGCAGATTATTATAGCCATATTGAGTTAGTAGAGGAGTTAATTGCAAGTTATGAGTAA
- a CDS encoding MetQ/NlpA family ABC transporter substrate-binding protein yields the protein MKLKKLASLAVVAFVSVAALAACGSGASKEAKNDNVLRVGVMSLSDSEEARWDKVQELLGDKVKLEFTQFTDYSQPNKAVAEDEVDINAFQHYNFLENWNKENGEDLVAVADTYIAPIRLYSGTENGKNKYKSVDEIPDGSEIAVPNDPTNESRALYLLQAAGLIKLDVSGTELATVVNIKENPKKLKVTELDASQTASSLPSVAAAVVNNTFVREAGLDYKNALYKEQKDENSHQWYNLIAAKSDWEKSSKADAIKELIKAYHTDDVKKVVEESSDGMDEPVW from the coding sequence ATGAAATTGAAAAAATTAGCTAGCTTAGCAGTAGTCGCTTTTGTTTCAGTTGCAGCCTTGGCAGCATGTGGTTCAGGAGCTTCCAAAGAAGCAAAGAATGACAATGTTCTTCGTGTTGGTGTGATGAGTTTGAGCGATTCAGAAGAAGCGCGTTGGGATAAGGTTCAAGAGCTTCTTGGTGATAAGGTGAAATTAGAGTTCACTCAATTCACAGACTATTCACAACCAAATAAAGCAGTTGCTGAAGATGAGGTAGACATCAATGCTTTCCAACACTATAATTTCTTGGAAAACTGGAACAAGGAAAATGGAGAAGACCTAGTAGCGGTTGCTGATACCTATATTGCTCCAATTCGTCTCTACTCAGGTACAGAAAACGGAAAAAACAAATACAAATCTGTTGATGAAATTCCAGATGGTTCTGAAATCGCAGTACCAAATGACCCAACAAATGAAAGCCGTGCCCTTTACCTTCTTCAAGCAGCAGGTTTGATTAAACTAGATGTATCTGGTACAGAATTAGCAACAGTGGTTAATATCAAGGAAAATCCTAAAAAGTTGAAAGTAACCGAATTGGATGCCAGCCAAACAGCGAGCTCACTTCCATCTGTCGCAGCAGCAGTTGTTAATAATACCTTTGTTCGTGAAGCGGGACTTGATTATAAGAATGCCCTTTACAAAGAGCAAAAAGATGAAAATTCACACCAATGGTATAACTTGATTGCAGCGAAGAGTGATTGGGAAAAATCATCAAAAGCAGATGCGATTAAAGAATTAATCAAAGCCTACCACACAGATGATGTTAAAAAAGTCGTAGAAGAGTCTTCTGACGGTATGGATGAGCCAGTTTGGTAA
- a CDS encoding gamma-glutamyl-gamma-aminobutyrate hydrolase family protein, whose amino-acid sequence MKKVIVGITGNEKELPPMSGLTYVAVAKDLAEGVKTAGGLPIVIPIGTPEMAKDYVQMIDKLILSGGQHVSPQFYGEEQSVNSDDYLLARDQFELALIKEALKQEKPIFAVCRGMQLLNVALGGSLKQDVKHHWQPQLEGTSHGLQVRPNSRVSQLFAEGSQINSFHHQSIKDLAPVLKVTARDPRDGTIEAIEGRGRLPILAVQWHPEFLCRDCDSNRQLFDYLVHQL is encoded by the coding sequence ATGAAAAAAGTGATTGTCGGGATTACAGGAAATGAAAAGGAGCTGCCACCGATGTCTGGCTTGACCTATGTTGCAGTTGCGAAGGATTTGGCTGAAGGGGTGAAAACTGCGGGTGGTCTGCCAATTGTCATTCCAATTGGGACACCTGAAATGGCGAAAGATTATGTTCAGATGATTGATAAATTAATTCTCTCAGGAGGACAGCATGTCAGTCCACAATTTTATGGTGAAGAGCAGTCAGTCAATAGTGATGATTATCTACTGGCGCGTGATCAGTTTGAACTAGCCTTAATCAAAGAAGCACTGAAACAAGAAAAACCAATTTTTGCCGTTTGTCGTGGTATGCAACTGTTAAATGTTGCGCTAGGTGGTAGTTTGAAGCAAGACGTCAAACACCATTGGCAGCCACAATTAGAGGGAACATCGCATGGTTTGCAGGTAAGACCAAACAGTCGTGTGAGTCAACTCTTTGCTGAGGGGAGCCAAATCAATTCTTTTCATCATCAAAGTATCAAGGATTTAGCGCCTGTGTTAAAGGTGACGGCTCGTGATCCGCGTGATGGGACTATTGAAGCTATAGAAGGGCGTGGGAGATTACCGATTTTAGCAGTTCAGTGGCATCCAGAATTTTTATGCAGAGATTGTGACAGTAACCGACAGTTGTTTGACTATCTGGTTCATCAGTTGTAA
- the metE gene encoding 5-methyltetrahydropteroyltriglutamate--homocysteine S-methyltransferase, translating to MATSIVGFPRLGEFRELKFTTEKYFRGEIEEAALVETAKELRRKHWNLVKKAGISEIPSNDFSHYDNVLDTAFLLNVVPKAVQDLDLTDLERYFALARGYQGEKGDVRALPMKKWFNTNYHYIVPKFEKETKVELASQKIFEEFTEAKDQGLLTRPVLIGPFTFLQLADYEEGTVATDYLNDIVTTYQAVFERLAELGAEKIQLDEPSLVKDLSPEEKTLFLTIYKQLLADKKGLAILLQTYFGDVRDVYADLIALPIDGLGLDFVEGKKTLDLVSTGFPSDKVLYAGIVNGKNIWRNDYANSLAILEKIPADKVHLTTSCSLLHVPFTTANEELEEDILQHFAFAVEKLAELRDLDTILAGGGTDSLAANKALFTRERVGKNIGLANRIASLTDQDYTRLPAFSEREKLQAERLNLPNLPTTTIGSFPQTAEVRDTRLAFRKGNISAQAYDAFVAKQIDDWIHWQEEVDFDVLVHGEFERNDMVEYFGQNLSGYLFSKNGWVQSYGMRGVKPPIIWGDVTRLQPITVKWSSYAQSRTNKPVKGMLTGPVTILNWSFPREDISIKESTLQIALAIKEEVLDLEAAGIKIIQIDEAALREKLPLRRSDWYEDYLDWAIPAFRLVHATVAPDTQIHTHMCYSEFTDIIPAIDNMDADVISFEASRSNLVILDELKAQNFQTQVGPGVYDIHSPRVPAEGEIDQTIQAILAKVPGRKVWINPDCGLKTRGIKETRESLVRLVEAAKSARQKIQQ from the coding sequence ATGGCAACAAGTATCGTTGGTTTCCCACGGTTGGGAGAATTTCGTGAATTAAAATTTACAACGGAAAAATATTTCAGAGGAGAAATCGAAGAAGCAGCATTAGTAGAAACAGCAAAGGAACTTCGTAGGAAACATTGGAATTTGGTGAAGAAAGCAGGTATTTCTGAAATTCCAAGTAATGACTTCTCCCATTATGACAACGTTTTAGACACCGCATTTCTCCTCAATGTCGTGCCAAAAGCCGTACAAGACTTGGACTTAACGGACTTGGAACGTTACTTTGCTCTTGCACGTGGCTATCAGGGAGAAAAAGGGGATGTCCGGGCACTACCGATGAAAAAATGGTTTAATACGAACTACCACTACATCGTACCAAAATTTGAAAAAGAGACGAAAGTAGAACTGGCTAGCCAGAAAATTTTTGAGGAATTTACAGAAGCAAAAGATCAAGGGTTACTAACACGTCCTGTTCTGATTGGACCATTTACCTTCCTCCAATTAGCAGACTATGAAGAAGGTACGGTAGCTACTGATTATCTGAATGACATTGTCACTACCTATCAAGCAGTCTTTGAAAGATTAGCAGAACTTGGGGCTGAAAAGATTCAACTTGATGAGCCGAGCTTGGTCAAGGATTTATCGCCTGAAGAAAAGACCCTTTTCCTAACGATTTACAAGCAACTCTTAGCAGATAAGAAGGGCTTGGCCATTCTCCTACAAACCTACTTTGGGGATGTGCGTGATGTGTACGCTGACTTGATTGCCTTGCCAATTGACGGCTTAGGACTTGACTTTGTTGAAGGGAAAAAGACGCTTGATCTCGTCTCAACAGGATTCCCTTCTGATAAGGTACTCTACGCGGGAATTGTCAACGGAAAAAACATCTGGCGTAATGACTACGCAAACAGTCTAGCGATTTTAGAAAAAATCCCTGCTGACAAGGTTCATTTAACGACCTCTTGCTCACTGCTACACGTCCCATTTACAACTGCTAATGAAGAATTGGAAGAAGATATCCTCCAACACTTTGCCTTTGCAGTCGAAAAATTAGCCGAGTTACGTGATTTGGATACCATCCTCGCTGGTGGTGGTACAGATAGTTTGGCTGCGAACAAAGCCTTATTTACCAGAGAACGAGTTGGAAAAAATATTGGTTTAGCAAATCGTATCGCCAGCTTAACCGATCAAGACTATACTCGTCTGCCAGCTTTTTCAGAGCGTGAAAAATTACAAGCAGAGCGCTTGAATTTGCCAAATTTACCAACGACAACCATTGGTTCTTTCCCACAAACAGCTGAAGTACGTGATACACGCCTCGCTTTCAGAAAGGGAAATATTTCAGCCCAAGCCTACGATGCATTTGTCGCAAAACAGATTGATGATTGGATTCACTGGCAGGAAGAAGTTGACTTTGACGTTTTGGTCCATGGTGAATTTGAACGCAACGATATGGTGGAATACTTTGGACAAAACCTATCTGGCTACCTCTTTAGTAAGAACGGTTGGGTTCAATCTTACGGTATGCGTGGCGTAAAACCCCCGATTATTTGGGGAGATGTCACTCGCTTGCAACCCATTACTGTAAAATGGTCTAGCTATGCGCAAAGCAGGACAAACAAACCTGTCAAAGGTATGCTAACTGGTCCGGTCACTATTCTCAACTGGTCCTTCCCTCGTGAAGACATTTCCATAAAAGAATCTACCCTACAGATTGCACTGGCTATAAAAGAAGAAGTCTTGGATTTGGAAGCAGCGGGGATCAAGATTATCCAGATTGATGAAGCTGCACTACGTGAAAAATTGCCACTGCGTAGAAGCGACTGGTACGAGGATTACCTCGATTGGGCTATTCCAGCCTTCCGATTGGTGCATGCAACTGTCGCACCAGATACACAAATTCACACCCACATGTGCTACAGTGAATTTACTGATATTATTCCTGCTATTGACAATATGGATGCAGATGTCATTTCATTTGAAGCAAGTCGATCAAATCTCGTGATTTTGGACGAATTAAAAGCACAGAATTTCCAAACACAGGTTGGTCCTGGAGTCTATGATATCCATTCACCACGCGTGCCAGCTGAAGGGGAAATTGACCAGACCATTCAAGCTATTCTGGCAAAAGTCCCTGGTCGCAAAGTTTGGATCAATCCTGACTGTGGACTTAAAACACGTGGAATCAAAGAAACGCGGGAAAGTCTCGTTCGGCTTGTCGAAGCCGCCAAATCCGCTCGGCAAAAAATTCAGCAGTAA
- the metF gene encoding methylenetetrahydrofolate reductase [NAD(P)H], producing the protein MVVQNPRLSFEVFPPNPAAGNEKIFAALRDMQDLCPHFISVTASNNKFNLEETTVCLANYIQNDLGIPSIAHLPAIYLTKDQVANILTSLDQIGVHKILALRGDIIPHVAPQKDFQYATDLISFIKAEAPHFDIIGACYPESHPDSPSQIADIKHLKKKVDAGCSTLVTQLFFDNEVFYDFQEKCHLADIEVPILAGIMPIINRNQALRLLNTCENIRLPRKFRAILDKYEHDPESLKAAGLAYAIDQIVDLVTQDVAGIHLYTMNNAETARYIHDATYSLFNHSTV; encoded by the coding sequence ATGGTTGTTCAGAATCCCAGACTCTCATTTGAAGTTTTCCCGCCAAATCCAGCAGCAGGAAATGAAAAAATTTTCGCGGCTTTAAGAGATATGCAGGATTTGTGCCCTCATTTTATCAGCGTGACCGCCAGTAATAATAAGTTCAATCTCGAAGAAACAACTGTTTGCTTGGCCAATTATATTCAAAATGACCTGGGAATTCCGTCTATTGCACATTTACCAGCTATCTATCTGACCAAGGATCAGGTTGCTAACATTTTAACCTCCCTTGATCAGATTGGGGTGCATAAAATCTTGGCCCTGCGAGGGGATATTATTCCTCATGTAGCTCCGCAAAAAGATTTTCAGTATGCAACTGATTTGATTTCTTTTATCAAGGCAGAAGCACCTCATTTTGATATTATCGGGGCTTGTTATCCTGAAAGTCATCCAGATTCTCCTAGTCAGATTGCCGATATTAAGCATTTGAAAAAAAAGGTGGATGCCGGCTGTTCAACTCTTGTAACTCAACTATTTTTTGACAATGAAGTCTTTTATGATTTTCAAGAGAAGTGCCATTTAGCGGACATTGAAGTCCCGATTTTGGCAGGCATTATGCCCATCATCAACCGCAATCAGGCTCTACGCTTGCTGAACACTTGTGAAAATATCCGCTTACCACGGAAATTTCGTGCGATTTTAGACAAGTATGAACACGACCCTGAGTCCTTAAAGGCAGCAGGTTTGGCTTATGCTATCGACCAAATTGTGGACTTGGTAACGCAGGATGTAGCAGGCATTCACCTCTACACGATGAACAATGCAGAAACAGCCCGTTATATCCACGATGCGACCTATTCGCTCTTCAACCATTCCACTGTATAG